The Candidatus Melainabacteria bacterium genome window below encodes:
- a CDS encoding TlyA family RNA methyltransferase, with protein sequence MRLDTLLLEKQYFPSREQARSAIIQGAILVNKDKIIKPGTFIDPASEITVLFTTNPYVGRGGIKLEGALGYFEINVVDKICFDVGTSIGGFTDCFLKRGAKKVYAVDVGYGQFDYSLRKDPRVVLFERTNVRYLMAEKVYNLREPKATICAVDLSFISLSKVFKPIIDLVECSDETHILTLFKPQFEALKSEVGKGGIIKDKRIHQALLLGYMENISNLGLYTRGIASSPITGQAGNIEFWFDITFNESDQELVGEETIQHVIDEAHKKFSEIK encoded by the coding sequence ATGCGATTGGACACATTGCTTTTAGAAAAGCAATATTTCCCTTCTCGCGAACAAGCACGCTCTGCAATAATTCAAGGAGCAATTTTAGTTAATAAGGATAAAATTATAAAACCAGGGACATTTATAGATCCAGCTTCTGAAATTACAGTTTTATTTACTACAAATCCTTACGTAGGTAGAGGCGGGATTAAACTAGAAGGTGCTCTTGGATATTTTGAAATTAATGTAGTTGACAAAATATGTTTTGATGTTGGAACTTCAATTGGAGGATTTACAGACTGTTTTTTAAAAAGAGGTGCAAAAAAAGTTTATGCAGTAGATGTAGGCTACGGACAATTTGATTATTCTCTAAGAAAAGATCCAAGAGTAGTTTTATTTGAAAGAACTAATGTTCGTTACTTGATGGCAGAAAAAGTTTATAACTTAAGAGAGCCAAAAGCTACAATTTGTGCTGTGGATTTATCTTTTATATCACTTTCTAAAGTATTTAAACCAATTATTGATCTTGTTGAATGTAGTGATGAAACACATATCCTGACTTTGTTTAAACCACAGTTTGAAGCATTAAAAAGTGAGGTTGGCAAAGGAGGTATCATTAAAGATAAAAGAATACATCAGGCATTACTATTAGGTTATATGGAAAATATTTCTAACCTAGGTTTGTATACACGTGGTATTGCTTCTTCACCTATTACTGGTCAAGCTGGTAATATTGAGTTTTGGTTTGATATAACATTTAATGAGAGCGATCAAGAACTGGTTGGTGAAGAAACAATACAACATGTTATTGATGAAGCACACAAAAAATTCAGCGAAATAAAATGA